Proteins encoded within one genomic window of Bacteroidota bacterium:
- a CDS encoding HAMP domain-containing histidine kinase — protein sequence MIGTASLWYTNRLVNKLAIEERKKIELWAEATRRLADVSELNTDINFLSNVISNNNTIPVIWADDKFNPISSRNLDSLQSLSEEYLRKQIVEMRAVHDPIEIHIGTIKQYILYRDSELLIRLRYYPYFQLAVIALFLLVSYLAFSNSRKAEQNQVWVGMAKETAHQLGTPLSSLVAWLEFLRLKGMSSDYTNEIEKDINRLQTITERFSKIGSAPSLTKVNIHEVLKHSVEYIKTRSSDKVIFDLKTPATEVWAPLNVPLFEWVIENILKNAIDAMSGNGKIDVNITNQHQFVYIDICDTGKGIPKSSYKTIFKPGFTTKSRGWGLGLSLSKRIIEEYHDGQIFVKNSEMNKGTTFRIVLKK from the coding sequence ATGATCGGCACCGCTTCCCTTTGGTATACCAATCGTTTGGTCAATAAACTTGCAATTGAAGAACGCAAGAAGATCGAACTATGGGCAGAAGCAACTCGCCGTCTTGCGGATGTGAGCGAGTTGAATACCGATATTAATTTTTTATCGAATGTGATCAGTAACAACAATACAATTCCTGTTATCTGGGCCGACGATAAATTTAATCCCATCTCTTCCCGGAACCTTGATTCGTTGCAATCGCTGAGCGAAGAATATCTGAGAAAGCAGATCGTTGAAATGCGCGCTGTGCACGATCCGATTGAAATCCATATCGGCACTATCAAACAATACATTCTTTATCGTGATTCAGAATTGCTGATTCGTTTACGCTATTATCCATATTTTCAATTAGCCGTTATCGCACTCTTCTTACTCGTTTCTTATCTGGCATTCAGTAATTCCAGAAAGGCAGAACAGAATCAGGTTTGGGTTGGTATGGCTAAGGAAACGGCGCATCAATTAGGAACACCGCTTTCATCATTGGTTGCATGGCTGGAATTTTTGCGACTCAAAGGAATGAGCAGCGACTATACCAATGAAATTGAGAAAGACATTAACCGGTTACAAACGATCACTGAACGTTTTTCAAAGATCGGATCTGCTCCATCACTCACGAAGGTGAATATTCATGAAGTCCTGAAACATTCTGTTGAATACATAAAAACAAGAAGTTCTGATAAGGTAATATTCGATCTTAAGACTCCGGCAACGGAAGTATGGGCTCCATTGAATGTGCCTTTGTTCGAGTGGGTAATTGAAAATATTCTGAAGAATGCAATTGATGCAATGAGCGGAAATGGAAAGATTGATGTGAACATCACAAATCAGCATCAGTTTGTTTACATAGATATTTGTGATACGGGAAAAGGAATTCCGAAATCATCATACAAAACAATTTTTAAACCGGGATTCACTACAAAAAGCAGAGGCTGGGGTCTTGGACTTTCTTTAAGTAAAAGAATCATCGAAGAATATCACGATGGACAAATTTTCGTGAAGAATTCAGAGATGAATAAAGGAACGACTTTCAGGATCGTATTGAAGAAATGA
- the hemW gene encoding radical SAM family heme chaperone HemW — protein MSGIYLHIPFCKKACHYCDFHFSTSRDLMNDMVQSIVREITLRKNYLAGERVETIYFGGGTPSLLNRDQLQLLLNTINENFEVDADAEITLESNPDDLTIELLQMLKSSGVNRLSIGIQSFREKDLLLMNRAHNAVQALQCVSDAKAAGFENITIDLMYGLPELSSEDWSENMKIAFGLGVDHLSCYSLTVEPRTALASMIKQNKVKDIDDGAAALHFEMLMKAAAENDFEHYEISNFARNGKYSRHNTSYWKREKYLGVGPSAHSYNGDSRQWNVSNNPVYIRSLAENKIPAESEELSLKDKFNEYILTSMRTRWGVNLDFVKEEFGDHLSSELLIRLESQISAGLVLNHGNVFTLSEKGKYFADRVSSDLFI, from the coding sequence TTGTCCGGCATTTATTTACATATCCCTTTCTGCAAAAAAGCATGTCATTACTGTGATTTCCATTTTTCGACTTCGCGTGATTTGATGAATGATATGGTTCAATCCATTGTCCGGGAAATTACTCTTCGAAAAAATTATTTAGCAGGAGAAAGAGTCGAAACAATTTATTTTGGGGGCGGAACTCCGTCGTTGCTGAATAGAGATCAACTTCAACTTTTGTTAAATACAATAAATGAAAATTTTGAAGTAGATGCAGATGCAGAGATCACCTTAGAATCAAATCCCGATGACCTTACGATTGAATTACTACAGATGTTGAAATCGTCAGGTGTCAATCGCTTGAGCATAGGAATACAATCATTCAGGGAAAAAGATCTGTTGTTGATGAATCGTGCACATAATGCTGTTCAAGCCTTGCAATGTGTTAGCGATGCGAAGGCAGCGGGATTTGAAAACATTACAATTGATCTGATGTACGGTTTGCCCGAACTTTCGTCTGAGGATTGGTCAGAAAATATGAAGATCGCTTTTGGTTTGGGTGTGGATCATTTGTCGTGTTACTCGCTGACAGTTGAGCCAAGAACTGCATTGGCATCGATGATCAAACAAAACAAAGTTAAGGATATTGATGATGGTGCTGCTGCTTTGCATTTTGAAATGCTGATGAAAGCTGCCGCTGAAAACGATTTTGAACATTATGAGATCAGCAACTTTGCACGCAATGGAAAATATTCACGTCACAATACTTCTTATTGGAAGAGAGAAAAGTATTTAGGTGTCGGACCATCGGCACATTCATATAATGGCGATAGCCGTCAGTGGAATGTTTCGAATAATCCGGTATACATCCGTTCACTTGCTGAAAATAAAATTCCTGCGGAAAGTGAAGAGCTTTCTTTGAAGGATAAATTCAATGAATACATCTTAACTTCTATGCGAACCAGATGGGGTGTAAATTTGGATTTCGTTAAAGAAGAATTTGGTGATCATCTAAGTTCAGAATTATTAATCAGACTGGAATCTCAAATAAGTGCCGGACTTGTGCTCAACCATGGAAATGTATTTACTCTAAGTGAAAAAGGAAAATATTTTGCAGATAGAGTTTCTTCGGATCTGTTTATTTAG
- a CDS encoding DUF885 domain-containing protein: MKKILTLSLLIIAGFGCNSKKTETSGDQNQQFDQFKNGFVERMWEIYPGWASSQGYHNFDNVLFVPDAAYDAKQLAFANANLDSLKSFDLKNLSDNNKTDLYMIENQLKSIVWSINEMKSGEWNPAGYNVSGEFAEMINNNYDSLDDRLHNLGMKLVNVPAYYEAAKKNIKNPTVEHTQLAIEQNLGGISVFENDLVNALKESKLPVGEKTEISTRSKLAVDAIKSYVEFLKSLKNDSPRSFRLGNDLYKKKFEFDIQSGYTADEVLAKAIAHKTELHQKMAEISVKLWPKYFAGQDMPKDSLQMIRQMIDKLSLIHVQPDSFQSAIEKQIPILVDFIKEKNLIYIDPSKPLVVRKEPDYMAGVAGASISAPGPYDKTGNTYYNVGSLSGWDKDRAESYLREYNQYILQILNIHEAIPGHYTQLVYANQSPSLIKSLLGASSMIEGWAVYTERMMLEEGYGNNEPEMWLMYYKWNLRSTCNFILDNSVHTKNMSKEDALNLLMNEAFQQKTEAENKWRRVSLTQVQLCCYFTGYTEIYDFREEMKKKQGDQFKLKDWHEKFLSYGSAPVKYIRQLMLEEKK, from the coding sequence ATGAAAAAGATACTTACTCTATCGCTATTGATCATAGCAGGTTTTGGTTGTAATTCAAAGAAGACTGAAACAAGCGGAGATCAGAATCAGCAATTCGATCAATTCAAAAATGGTTTCGTTGAAAGAATGTGGGAAATTTATCCGGGTTGGGCCAGTAGTCAGGGATATCACAATTTCGATAATGTTTTATTTGTTCCTGATGCTGCATATGATGCAAAACAACTTGCTTTTGCAAATGCAAATCTCGATTCACTGAAATCATTCGATCTGAAAAATTTGTCTGATAACAACAAGACAGATCTTTATATGATAGAGAATCAGTTGAAATCAATTGTCTGGTCAATCAATGAAATGAAATCCGGCGAATGGAATCCCGCAGGATATAATGTTTCCGGCGAATTCGCGGAAATGATCAATAACAATTATGATTCACTTGATGATCGTCTGCATAATCTTGGAATGAAACTCGTAAATGTTCCGGCATATTACGAAGCGGCAAAGAAAAATATCAAGAACCCAACTGTTGAACATACACAACTTGCTATTGAACAAAATCTCGGTGGAATTTCTGTTTTCGAGAATGATCTTGTGAATGCTTTAAAAGAATCGAAACTTCCGGTAGGTGAAAAAACAGAAATTTCTACACGCTCGAAACTTGCTGTTGATGCTATCAAATCATATGTAGAATTTCTGAAATCATTAAAAAATGATAGCCCGAGAAGTTTCCGGTTAGGAAATGATCTGTACAAGAAAAAATTCGAATTCGATATTCAGTCAGGTTATACTGCCGATGAAGTTTTGGCAAAAGCTATTGCTCACAAAACTGAATTGCACCAGAAAATGGCTGAGATCTCAGTAAAACTCTGGCCAAAATATTTCGCAGGACAAGACATGCCGAAAGACAGTCTGCAAATGATCCGTCAGATGATCGACAAACTGTCTTTGATTCATGTACAACCGGATTCGTTTCAGTCTGCAATTGAAAAACAAATTCCGATTCTTGTTGATTTCATCAAAGAAAAGAATCTTATTTACATCGATCCATCAAAGCCTCTTGTCGTAAGAAAAGAACCTGATTATATGGCTGGAGTAGCAGGAGCATCAATCTCAGCTCCCGGTCCTTATGATAAAACAGGAAACACGTATTACAACGTTGGAAGTTTATCAGGTTGGGATAAAGACCGCGCAGAAAGTTATTTGCGTGAATACAATCAGTACATTTTGCAGATCCTGAATATCCACGAAGCAATTCCCGGGCATTATACACAGCTGGTTTATGCAAATCAATCGCCAAGCCTTATCAAATCTTTGTTAGGTGCAAGTTCTATGATCGAAGGTTGGGCAGTTTACACGGAGAGAATGATGCTTGAAGAAGGTTATGGAAACAACGAACCTGAAATGTGGCTGATGTACTACAAATGGAATTTAAGAAGTACTTGTAATTTCATTTTAGATAATTCCGTTCACACGAAAAATATGTCTAAGGAAGATGCTCTGAATCTATTGATGAATGAAGCATTCCAGCAAAAAACAGAAGCAGAAAACAAATGGCGTCGTGTTTCATTGACACAGGTTCAACTTTGTTGCTACTTTACTGGCTACACAGAGATCTACGATTTCCGTGAAGAAATGAAAAAGAAACAAGGTGACCAGTTCAAATTGAAAGACTGGCATGAGAAATTTTTAAGTTATGGCAGCGCTCCTGTGAAATATATCAGACAGTTGATGCTGGAAGAAAAGAAATAG
- a CDS encoding S41 family peptidase — MNKLKIWLPLIFGGLIAVGIYVGLRLNQSTKNENSFFSFRTGQFNKLNDVINYINQEYVDTVNQKKLVESTIEEMLHKLDPHSAYIPADELQSTNEPLEGNFDGIGVEFHIQEDTIMVVTAVSGGPSDALGIQPGDRIIKVDGKNVANIKITNQMVMQNLRGPSGTKVKVTVYRKGKQIDYAITRGKIPIYSVDVSYMLSPETGYIKVSHFGDKTYEEYIDGFVKLKEMGMKNLVLDLRGNPGGYLKTAIQLADEFLPEEKLIVYTQGRSRPKESYAATKNGFFESGALVVLIDEGSASASEIVSGALQDWDRATIVGRRSFGKGLVQEQSEFPDGSAIRLTIARYYTPTGRSIQKPYDGTYDDYENELAVRLKHGELLSSDSIRFSDSLKFTTPGGRVVYGGGGIMPDIFVSLDTSGVSQYYSDVSSKGLITEFVYKYVDNNRSTLNKFKTFDEFNSGFRINESIFNDFVSFAEKSGVKPNAEGMKISDEIMRTQMKALIARQVWKNDGFYPVIQSLDNTLKKALELIDKKQVAIKGS, encoded by the coding sequence GTGAACAAATTAAAAATCTGGTTACCACTCATCTTCGGTGGACTCATTGCAGTAGGTATTTATGTTGGATTGAGATTGAATCAATCTACAAAAAATGAAAATTCGTTTTTTTCATTCAGAACAGGGCAATTCAATAAACTGAATGATGTTATCAATTATATAAATCAGGAATATGTCGATACCGTAAATCAGAAAAAACTGGTTGAAAGTACTATTGAAGAAATGCTCCATAAGCTGGATCCGCATTCAGCATATATTCCTGCAGACGAACTTCAATCAACGAATGAACCATTGGAAGGTAATTTCGATGGAATTGGAGTTGAGTTCCATATTCAGGAAGATACGATCATGGTAGTTACAGCAGTTTCCGGCGGACCTTCTGATGCATTGGGCATTCAACCCGGTGACAGGATCATTAAGGTCGATGGGAAAAATGTTGCGAACATAAAAATTACTAATCAAATGGTCATGCAAAATCTTCGCGGACCAAGTGGAACAAAAGTGAAAGTGACTGTTTACAGAAAAGGAAAACAGATCGACTATGCAATCACTCGTGGAAAAATTCCTATCTATAGCGTCGATGTATCATATATGTTAAGTCCTGAAACAGGATATATAAAAGTCAGTCACTTTGGCGACAAGACTTATGAAGAATACATCGATGGTTTTGTGAAGCTGAAAGAAATGGGAATGAAAAATCTTGTTCTTGATCTTCGTGGTAATCCGGGTGGTTATTTAAAAACTGCAATTCAGTTAGCTGATGAATTTTTACCCGAAGAAAAACTGATCGTCTATACACAAGGTCGTTCGCGTCCGAAAGAATCATATGCTGCCACAAAAAATGGTTTCTTTGAAAGCGGTGCCTTAGTCGTATTGATCGATGAAGGAAGTGCATCAGCAAGCGAGATCGTTTCAGGTGCTTTGCAGGATTGGGATCGCGCAACAATTGTCGGTCGTCGTTCATTCGGTAAAGGACTGGTTCAGGAACAAAGTGAATTTCCGGATGGTTCTGCAATCAGACTTACTATTGCAAGATATTATACTCCAACCGGACGAAGTATTCAGAAACCTTATGACGGAACATATGATGATTACGAAAATGAACTCGCTGTCCGTTTAAAGCATGGAGAACTTTTGAGTTCAGATAGTATTCGTTTCAGTGATTCATTGAAGTTCACTACACCCGGTGGAAGAGTTGTTTATGGAGGAGGTGGAATTATGCCGGATATTTTTGTATCGCTTGATACAAGTGGTGTATCACAGTATTATTCTGATGTGTCTTCAAAAGGCCTTATAACTGAATTCGTTTACAAATACGTAGATAACAACCGAAGTACTTTAAATAAATTTAAAACCTTTGATGAATTCAATTCAGGATTCAGGATCAATGAATCTATCTTTAATGATTTTGTTTCTTTCGCAGAGAAAAGTGGTGTAAAACCTAATGCTGAAGGAATGAAAATTTCAGATGAGATCATGCGGACACAAATGAAAGCATTGATTGCACGACAAGTGTGGAAGAATGATGGTTTTTATCCTGTGATCCAATCACTCGATAACACTTTGAAAAAAGCGCTTGAGCTGATCGATAAAAAACAAGTTGCAATTAAAGGCAGTTAA
- a CDS encoding phosphatase PAP2 family protein, with product MRNYFSRVVVILFSQLIFVGNISSAQERIKLSEPNDYIISGASISLFFGGNYFYRNKTPLTETEINSLSISNINSFDRRATANYSHSAEKASDVMLVSSIALPAILLADKEIRKDFGSVSIVYIQTTFLAGAEIQFVKGLLDRARPFVYNPSAPMSEKRKADANASFFSGHTAMTASAAAFTATVYSIYYPDSKALPYLYISAAAIPITTGYLRYKAGKHFPTDIAAGLIVGIANGFLMASLHKN from the coding sequence GTGCGGAATTATTTTTCCAGAGTCGTTGTAATTCTTTTTTCTCAACTAATATTTGTTGGGAATATAAGCAGTGCTCAGGAAAGAATTAAATTATCCGAACCGAATGATTATATAATTTCAGGAGCAAGCATATCACTTTTTTTCGGAGGTAATTATTTTTACCGTAACAAAACTCCACTCACAGAAACTGAAATCAATTCGCTTTCAATTTCGAACATCAATTCATTTGACAGAAGAGCAACTGCAAATTATTCGCATTCGGCTGAAAAGGCTTCTGATGTTATGCTGGTTTCGTCAATTGCATTGCCTGCTATTTTATTAGCAGATAAAGAAATCAGGAAAGATTTTGGGAGTGTGTCAATTGTATACATACAAACTACTTTTCTGGCAGGTGCTGAGATCCAGTTTGTAAAAGGACTGCTTGATCGCGCGCGGCCTTTTGTTTACAATCCATCAGCACCAATGAGTGAAAAAAGAAAAGCAGATGCAAATGCATCTTTTTTTTCAGGACATACTGCAATGACAGCTTCTGCTGCTGCTTTCACGGCTACAGTTTACAGTATTTATTACCCTGATAGCAAAGCATTGCCTTATTTATATATTTCAGCAGCAGCTATTCCGATTACTACCGGTTATCTCCGCTACAAAGCGGGTAAACATTTTCCGACAGATATTGCTGCGGGATTAATTGTGGGAATTGCAAATGGGTTTTTAATGGCTTCTTTGCATAAGAATTAG
- a CDS encoding superoxide dismutase produces MAFELPKLPYAYNALEPHIDARTMEIHHSKHHQAYVTNLNGAIAGSDAEKLSIEDICKTISKYPMPVRNNGGGHYNHSLFWTVMKQNGGGNPTGAIAAAIDSAFGSFDEFKTKFNTAGATRFGSGWAWLIVGADKKLAVTSTPNQDNPLMDIAEVKGTPVLGCDVWEHAYYLNYQNRRPDYMSAWWNVINWDEVNRRFAEASK; encoded by the coding sequence ATGGCATTTGAACTTCCAAAACTCCCTTACGCATACAATGCGTTAGAGCCACATATCGATGCACGTACGATGGAGATCCATCACAGCAAACATCATCAGGCTTACGTTACAAATTTAAATGGTGCTATTGCAGGATCTGATGCAGAGAAATTAAGCATCGAAGATATTTGTAAAACCATTTCAAAATATCCAATGCCTGTCAGAAATAATGGCGGTGGACATTACAATCACTCATTGTTCTGGACAGTGATGAAACAAAACGGTGGCGGAAATCCTACCGGTGCCATCGCAGCAGCAATTGATTCTGCCTTCGGTTCATTCGATGAATTCAAAACAAAATTCAATACAGCCGGTGCTACTCGTTTCGGAAGTGGTTGGGCATGGTTGATCGTTGGTGCTGATAAAAAACTTGCAGTTACTTCAACACCAAATCAGGATAATCCTTTAATGGATATTGCAGAGGTAAAAGGAACTCCGGTTCTTGGATGCGATGTATGGGAACATGCATACTATCTGAATTATCAGAATCGTCGTCCTGACTACATGTCGGCATGGTGGAATGTGATCAATTGGGATGAAGTAAATCGCAGATTTGCTGAAGCATCTAAATGA
- a CDS encoding dCMP deaminase family protein, whose product MHRPSFDEIYMELAQNLAHKSHCVKIKVGSVLTKDTRIVSLGYNGPPAGTHNCDEEWPDVGCPRDSKGSCSLALHAEQNAILYASKNGVPIEGCTIYVTLSPCLPCARIIFTMGIKKVIYLNSYAEYKGIGIDEGVEFLKQFGVQVERYQKKEQLSVNL is encoded by the coding sequence ATGCATCGTCCAAGTTTTGATGAGATCTACATGGAGCTGGCCCAGAATCTGGCCCATAAATCACATTGCGTAAAAATAAAAGTCGGATCTGTTCTGACAAAAGATACCAGAATCGTTTCATTAGGATATAATGGTCCCCCTGCAGGAACTCACAATTGTGATGAAGAATGGCCGGATGTTGGGTGTCCACGCGATAGTAAAGGAAGCTGTTCACTGGCATTGCATGCCGAACAAAATGCAATTCTTTATGCTTCAAAAAATGGCGTTCCGATTGAAGGGTGCACGATCTATGTTACACTTTCACCATGTTTACCTTGTGCGAGAATCATTTTTACTATGGGGATCAAGAAAGTGATCTATCTCAATAGCTATGCTGAATATAAGGGTATTGGCATAGATGAAGGCGTGGAATTTTTGAAACAATTCGGTGTTCAGGTGGAAAGATATCAGAAGAAAGAACAACTTTCTGTAAATCTATAA
- a CDS encoding T9SS type A sorting domain-containing protein — MKTVLFISLLSLVVVNEIFSQANCSNPLPVSVCPDTLLLNQTNAGMGDDAPAGINYTGEDLVYKITVPLTTIKIFISIANATGLIRSRLVKDSCTSITGPGFPFNTGTNSYTFSVSNSTTYFLWLDAATTVTFDIGIGADTSSTVVSHPDTQGDWLPDQSGCLVPVFHPAKPFYQVKFNSVFQTDPMTLAPLNVAGSFCINTILKNTTGDEGVRKFEFSFGTGYINIQAPDSIAGTYNTGYWVKSGTGNFIKYIFYDAASTGRGDFDGSPNTCLSYEFCFTLIPISNSPSITEVDVQVESDGYGAAYSGNLNSGCCPAYFPNCHFNLGGSSSGVNGFGFGVNDPGGSLPVELVKFDVVGENNAIRISWTTASEINNDYFTIERSNDVINWIEIEKTDGNGNSTQYLNYSITDLFPLSGTSYYRLKQTDFDGKTSVFPPKSIHYDAAKDFDVFPNPAKEKLIIRNFSEAECETELYSAIGMQVYTPFYTTSKEKIFDTSQLTSGIYFLIIRSKNEIKKRERIIITK; from the coding sequence ATGAAAACCGTACTTTTTATTTCACTTTTATCTTTGGTGGTTGTAAACGAAATCTTCTCGCAGGCGAATTGCTCAAATCCACTTCCAGTATCAGTTTGTCCGGATACATTATTATTGAATCAAACAAATGCAGGTATGGGCGATGATGCACCGGCAGGAATCAATTATACCGGAGAAGATCTGGTTTATAAAATCACTGTTCCGCTTACAACGATAAAAATTTTTATATCAATTGCTAATGCAACAGGGCTGATTCGGTCACGACTTGTAAAAGATAGTTGTACTAGTATTACCGGACCGGGTTTTCCTTTCAATACAGGAACAAATTCATACACTTTTAGTGTAAGCAATTCGACAACATACTTTCTCTGGTTGGATGCAGCTACTACAGTTACCTTTGACATAGGTATCGGAGCCGATACAAGTTCGACAGTTGTTAGCCATCCTGATACACAAGGAGACTGGTTGCCAGATCAATCAGGATGTTTGGTTCCTGTATTTCATCCTGCTAAACCATTCTATCAGGTAAAGTTCAATTCTGTTTTTCAGACTGACCCTATGACTTTAGCGCCACTAAATGTAGCCGGTTCATTTTGCATTAATACAATTCTAAAAAATACAACCGGTGACGAAGGTGTACGAAAATTTGAGTTCTCATTTGGTACCGGCTATATCAACATTCAAGCGCCGGACAGTATTGCAGGAACATACAATACAGGTTACTGGGTAAAATCAGGAACAGGAAATTTTATCAAATATATATTTTATGATGCAGCTTCTACAGGTCGAGGTGATTTTGATGGTTCACCAAATACTTGTTTGAGTTATGAATTTTGTTTTACTCTTATACCAATTTCAAACAGTCCTTCTATTACAGAAGTTGATGTTCAAGTGGAAAGTGATGGATATGGTGCGGCATATTCCGGTAATTTAAATTCGGGATGTTGTCCTGCGTATTTTCCGAATTGCCATTTCAACCTTGGAGGCAGTAGTTCAGGAGTAAACGGTTTCGGATTTGGTGTCAATGATCCCGGCGGTTCACTGCCTGTTGAATTAGTGAAATTTGATGTTGTCGGAGAAAATAATGCTATTCGGATTTCATGGACAACAGCTTCTGAAATAAATAACGATTACTTTACAATTGAAAGATCCAACGATGTAATAAATTGGATAGAAATAGAAAAGACTGATGGAAATGGGAACTCAACACAATATTTGAACTACTCTATCACTGATCTATTTCCTTTAAGTGGCACTTCCTATTACAGGCTTAAGCAAACTGACTTTGACGGCAAAACTTCAGTATTTCCCCCTAAGTCAATTCACTATGATGCAGCAAAAGATTTTGATGTTTTTCCGAATCCGGCAAAAGAAAAACTTATCATAAGAAATTTCTCTGAAGCTGAATGTGAGACGGAATTATATTCTGCAATAGGAATGCAAGTGTATACTCCGTTCTATACAACTTCAAAAGAAAAAATATTTGATACATCACAACTGACATCAGGCATTTACTTTCTGATCATCAGATCAAAAAACGAAATTAAAAAAAGAGAGAGAATTATAATCACTAAATAA